In one window of Sinorhizobium chiapasense DNA:
- a CDS encoding heavy-metal-associated domain-containing protein, whose translation MQRYKIDDMSCGHCVGTIEKAIRAIDPAAEVEANLGTKEVRVETTADSGVVVQALKAAGYDSLPL comes from the coding sequence ATGCAACGCTACAAGATTGACGATATGAGCTGTGGCCACTGTGTCGGCACGATCGAAAAAGCGATCCGGGCCATCGACCCGGCGGCCGAGGTCGAAGCGAATCTCGGCACGAAGGAAGTACGTGTCGAAACGACCGCAGACAGCGGCGTCGTCGTTCAGGCCTTGAAGGCAGCCGGTTACGACAGCCTGCCGCTGTAG
- a CDS encoding heavy metal translocating P-type ATPase gives MRNAEPIARAARTASIGVEGMTCASCVARVEKAIRAVPGVMSASVNLATERADIRFDAAANPADIVKAIENTGYGASEERIELAIDGMTCASCVARIEKALKTVPGAVEASVNLATEKATVRVVKGLASVDMLVEAVRGAGYDARRMADKQDVDQETVKRERENRRLKLALTTAALLTLPIFVLEMGSHFVPAIHDFVMIRIGMQESWYLQFVLASLALFGPGLRFFQKGVPALLRAAPDMNALVAIGAFAAWGYSVVATFAPGLLPADTANVYYEAAAVIVTLILLGRFLEARAKGRTSEAIRHLMGLQPKTARVVRNGETVEIAIADVRAGDILVVRPGEKIAVDGVVFEGNSYVDESMITGEPVPVQKADGAEVVGGTINKTGAFSFRATKVGADTVLAQIIRMVEQAQGAKLPIQSLVDRVTAWFVPAVMAIALATFLVWLVFGPDPALTFALVNGVAVLIIACPCAMGLATPTSIMVGTGRAAEMGVLFRKGEALQTLRNAEIIAIDKTGTLTRGRPELTDLSTAQGFDSNTVLALVASVEARSEHPIAEAIVSAARNAGLTIGEAEQFEAIPGFGTRANVSGHRVHVGADRLMAREGIDVTVFADHARRLGDEGKSPLYAAIDGKLAAVIAVADPIKETTPQAIRMLHALGLKIAMVTGDNRRTAEAIARKLGIDEVVAEVLPDGKVAALMRLKAEGPNVAFVGDGINDAPALAAADVGLAIGTGTDVAIESADVVLMSGDLLGVPNAIALSKATIRNIKENLFWAFAYNVVLIPVAAGVLYPAYGVLLSPIFAAGAMALSSVFVVGNALRLKRFRSPSREAAAVQ, from the coding sequence ATGAGAAATGCCGAACCGATTGCCAGGGCCGCTCGAACGGCCAGCATCGGGGTGGAGGGCATGACCTGTGCCTCCTGCGTCGCGAGAGTGGAGAAAGCCATACGCGCGGTGCCTGGCGTCATGTCCGCTTCCGTCAACCTGGCGACGGAGCGAGCCGATATCCGCTTCGATGCAGCAGCGAACCCCGCCGATATCGTCAAGGCGATCGAGAATACCGGTTATGGCGCCTCAGAAGAGCGAATCGAACTCGCCATTGACGGCATGACTTGCGCATCCTGTGTCGCCCGCATCGAGAAGGCGCTCAAAACCGTGCCGGGAGCCGTGGAAGCGAGCGTCAATCTTGCGACCGAGAAGGCCACCGTTCGCGTGGTCAAAGGTCTTGCCTCCGTGGACATGCTGGTCGAAGCGGTGCGGGGCGCCGGCTACGACGCCAGACGCATGGCCGACAAGCAGGACGTTGACCAAGAAACGGTAAAACGCGAACGGGAAAACCGTCGCCTGAAGCTGGCTCTCACGACCGCCGCTCTTCTGACGCTTCCCATTTTCGTCTTGGAGATGGGATCGCATTTCGTTCCGGCGATCCACGATTTCGTCATGATCCGCATCGGCATGCAGGAAAGCTGGTATCTGCAGTTCGTGCTCGCCTCGCTCGCTCTTTTCGGGCCGGGTCTTCGCTTTTTTCAGAAAGGCGTTCCGGCGCTGTTGAGAGCAGCGCCGGACATGAACGCGCTGGTCGCGATCGGCGCGTTTGCGGCCTGGGGTTACTCCGTGGTTGCAACCTTCGCGCCCGGCCTGCTGCCGGCGGACACCGCCAATGTCTATTACGAGGCGGCGGCCGTGATCGTCACGCTGATCCTGCTTGGTCGGTTCCTCGAAGCGCGCGCCAAAGGTCGTACGTCGGAAGCCATCAGGCACCTCATGGGGCTGCAGCCGAAGACCGCCCGCGTCGTCCGCAATGGCGAAACGGTGGAGATTGCCATCGCCGATGTGCGTGCGGGCGACATCCTTGTCGTGCGCCCCGGCGAAAAGATCGCCGTCGATGGCGTGGTCTTCGAGGGCAACTCCTATGTCGATGAATCGATGATCACCGGCGAGCCGGTCCCTGTTCAGAAAGCAGACGGCGCCGAAGTCGTCGGCGGTACGATCAACAAGACCGGCGCCTTCAGCTTCCGCGCCACGAAGGTCGGGGCGGATACAGTGCTCGCACAGATCATCCGCATGGTCGAACAGGCCCAGGGCGCGAAGCTGCCGATCCAGTCGCTGGTCGACCGTGTCACCGCCTGGTTCGTGCCCGCGGTCATGGCAATCGCCCTTGCAACGTTCCTCGTGTGGCTCGTCTTCGGCCCGGATCCGGCGCTGACCTTCGCGCTCGTTAATGGCGTCGCCGTCCTGATCATCGCCTGCCCTTGCGCGATGGGGCTCGCAACGCCGACCTCCATCATGGTCGGAACCGGCCGTGCCGCCGAAATGGGCGTGCTCTTCCGCAAGGGGGAAGCCTTGCAGACGCTGCGCAACGCCGAAATCATCGCGATCGACAAGACCGGTACTCTGACGCGGGGCCGGCCGGAACTGACCGATCTCTCAACCGCTCAGGGCTTCGACAGCAATACAGTCCTTGCCCTGGTTGCCAGCGTCGAAGCACGCTCCGAGCATCCGATCGCGGAAGCCATCGTTTCCGCGGCAAGGAATGCGGGTTTGACGATCGGCGAAGCAGAGCAATTCGAGGCGATCCCTGGTTTCGGCACCCGCGCCAATGTTTCCGGCCACAGGGTTCATGTCGGGGCCGACAGGCTGATGGCGCGCGAGGGGATCGACGTCACCGTCTTCGCCGATCATGCTCGTCGCCTCGGTGACGAAGGCAAGAGTCCGCTTTATGCGGCGATCGACGGCAAGCTCGCGGCGGTCATCGCCGTCGCCGATCCGATCAAGGAGACGACGCCGCAGGCGATCCGCATGTTGCACGCGCTGGGCCTCAAAATCGCGATGGTCACCGGCGACAACCGTCGCACGGCAGAGGCGATCGCCCGTAAGCTCGGTATCGACGAGGTCGTCGCCGAGGTTCTACCGGACGGAAAGGTCGCTGCTCTGATGCGGCTGAAGGCGGAGGGGCCCAATGTCGCCTTCGTCGGCGACGGCATCAACGATGCGCCGGCACTCGCGGCCGCCGATGTCGGGCTGGCGATCGGCACGGGAACGGATGTCGCCATCGAGAGCGCCGACGTCGTGCTGATGTCCGGCGATCTCCTCGGCGTGCCAAATGCCATCGCGCTTTCGAAGGCAACGATCCGCAACATCAAGGAGAACCTGTTCTGGGCCTTCGCCTATAACGTTGTGCTGATCCCTGTCGCCGCCGGCGTGCTTTATCCGGCCTATGGCGTGCTGCTTTCGCCCATCTTTGCTGCCGGCGCCATGGCGCTTTCCAGCGTCTTCGTGGTCGGCAATGCACTGCGTCTCAAGCGTTTCAGGAGCCCTTCGCGCGAGGCTGCCGCTGTTCAATAG
- the cueR gene encoding Cu(I)-responsive transcriptional regulator, which yields MNISDVARASGVSTKMIRYYETIGLIPPANRGESGYRNYGDNDVHTLRFIRRARDLGFTVEQMVDLLALWRDRSRASSEVKKIALDQVAILERKAEELKAMSRTLKHLAAHCHGDERPDCPILDDLAEADASADKAPEPARFGRGGVDPVRARSPVRAKSR from the coding sequence ATGAATATCAGCGATGTCGCGCGCGCCTCCGGCGTCTCGACGAAAATGATCCGCTACTACGAGACGATCGGTCTTATCCCCCCGGCCAACCGCGGCGAATCCGGTTACCGCAACTATGGCGACAACGACGTTCATACGCTGCGCTTCATCCGCCGTGCCCGTGATCTTGGCTTTACGGTCGAGCAGATGGTGGATCTCCTGGCACTCTGGCGCGACCGCTCGCGCGCCAGCAGCGAGGTCAAGAAGATCGCCCTCGATCAAGTGGCAATCCTGGAACGCAAAGCCGAGGAACTGAAGGCGATGAGCCGGACGCTCAAGCACCTTGCCGCCCATTGCCACGGCGACGAGCGGCCGGACTGCCCCATCCTTGACGACCTTGCCGAAGCGGACGCGAGCGCCGACAAGGCCCCGGAACCCGCCCGCTTCGGCCGAGGCGGCGTCGATCCCGTGCGGGCCAGGTCACCCGTTCGGGCCAAGTCACGATGA
- a CDS encoding FkbM family methyltransferase, whose amino-acid sequence MRAITYFQKTVYFPDKPEKARFFARLQGGQWEPGTFRNIERLVDATTTFIDIGGWIGVTPYWAAQIADNVITVEPDPVCFEILTEMQRENTGEVKLVNAALSQDECLVLHSVGGGFGSSETSALIADDTGLAVTAQTVTIADLQQMARTERLCFKIDIEGYEYKALDQFRAIDRKRTAGVLIAVHPQILAASLSGPPFVRALRTIAATARLIWSFRGFRLENPSAIWTAIRKSVARREFRGFDLLFVAK is encoded by the coding sequence ATGCGCGCGATAACCTATTTTCAGAAGACCGTTTATTTCCCCGACAAGCCGGAGAAGGCGCGCTTCTTTGCCCGGCTGCAAGGCGGGCAATGGGAGCCCGGCACCTTCCGCAACATCGAGCGACTCGTCGACGCGACGACCACCTTCATCGATATCGGCGGCTGGATCGGCGTGACGCCCTACTGGGCGGCGCAGATCGCGGACAATGTCATTACCGTTGAACCTGATCCGGTGTGCTTCGAAATCCTTACCGAGATGCAGCGCGAGAATACGGGCGAAGTGAAGCTCGTCAACGCGGCGCTCTCACAGGATGAATGCCTGGTGCTGCACTCGGTCGGCGGCGGCTTTGGCAGTTCGGAAACCTCTGCCCTGATTGCCGACGACACCGGCCTGGCGGTCACGGCGCAAACGGTGACCATCGCGGACCTTCAGCAGATGGCAAGAACGGAGCGACTCTGCTTCAAGATCGACATCGAAGGCTACGAATACAAGGCGCTCGACCAGTTTCGGGCGATCGACCGCAAGAGAACAGCAGGCGTCTTGATCGCGGTGCATCCGCAGATCCTCGCCGCCTCGCTCTCCGGTCCGCCCTTTGTCCGCGCGCTTCGAACGATCGCAGCCACGGCGCGCCTTATCTGGAGCTTCCGCGGCTTCAGGCTCGAAAATCCCTCCGCCATCTGGACGGCGATCCGCAAATCGGTGGCTCGGCGCGAGTTCAGGGGCTTCGATCTGCTTTTCGTCGCGAAATGA
- a CDS encoding cyclic nucleotide-binding domain-containing protein: protein MLLKDEVEMLRRITLFSGLPPAKLKLLAFTSDRVMYSAGESLFHQGDIGDAAYVILSGRADVLVTTPTGQLKVAEVEQNSIVGEIAILCNTPRTATVKTSTALEALRIRKEDFLKLLADFPEMAVEIMRVLADRLSQTTSELTEARSRAQRAEA, encoded by the coding sequence ATGCTCCTAAAAGACGAAGTGGAAATGCTGCGCCGGATCACACTGTTTTCCGGCTTGCCGCCAGCCAAGCTCAAACTTCTGGCATTCACCTCCGACAGGGTAATGTACAGCGCGGGAGAAAGTCTGTTTCATCAGGGCGATATCGGCGATGCGGCCTATGTGATCCTCTCCGGCAGAGCCGATGTCTTGGTTACGACGCCAACCGGACAATTGAAGGTCGCCGAGGTGGAACAAAATTCGATCGTCGGCGAGATCGCCATTCTCTGCAACACGCCGCGCACAGCCACCGTCAAGACCAGCACGGCTCTCGAGGCTCTGCGCATTCGCAAGGAAGATTTCCTGAAATTGCTGGCGGACTTCCCGGAGATGGCGGTGGAAATCATGCGCGTGCTCGCCGACCGCCTCAGCCAGACAACCTCCGAACTCACCGAAGCGCGCAGCCGTGCCCAGCGGGCAGAGGCGTAA
- a CDS encoding ABC transporter transmembrane domain-containing protein codes for METRLSRYIWTHTSKQQLWILLVVALSMIPYFLSFDLPKQIVNGPIQGEGFEGPEATQAFLPISFNLPGFGEVNLFSGFQLEREGMLLALSLVFLLLVIINGLFKFYINTYKGRLGERLLRRIRFELVDRVLRFPPSHFKRVKPAEISTMIKDEVEPLGGFTGDAFVQPALLGGQALTALIFILLQSLWLGLIAAFIVAIQAVIIPRMRRRLIVLGRERQLTARELSGRVSEIVDGIGTIRGHDTSNYERADIAARLGRIFKIRYDLYQWKFLVKFLNNFLAQVTPFLFYAIGGYFALQGRLDIGQLVAVIGAYKDLPGPLKELIDWDQARQDVQVKYAQVVEQFSVEPLIDPTVQAISVTSVAPITAALAAVNLSVSDDGGSKVVEHVSLQVRPGEAIAITGGSTGGGEALAEAFGRLTWPESGRIVVGDDDIHDLPESVVGRRISYASSEVYTFQGSLGDNLLYGLKHAPLTEVVYEGDKAAHRRWELLEAKLAGNPSLDLNSDWIDYGAAGATGPDDLFAKVREVLDTVLLTNDIMALAVRSTINPAQHEAFAGEIVDMRGALRRRLEAEKLSDLVVFFEPGSYNVEATVGENLLFGTVTNQARWEKALESHPFFKTVLKRAGLHETFYEMGLEIAGNVVELFRDLPPDHPFFQQLTFMTAEEIPVYEALLQKVRGRAIDDVSEDDAIKIIRLCFGYIEPRHRFGLLSDELMSQVVEARREFSEGLPEDLVGIIEHYQPNRYIASASIIDNVLFGRIGHRHTDGSERIRAIVRDLFESLGLYNNVLAFGLDFDVGVGGKRLTAAQRQKLNLSRALIRMSDFYVFNQPLLALDQRAQEQITRNVFAFLRQDDRKPAIVWVLANPALSELFDRQAYFENGHLVSDEAVETTAKDSDYKELAS; via the coding sequence ATGGAAACACGTCTTTCCCGCTACATCTGGACTCACACGAGCAAGCAGCAGCTTTGGATCCTGCTTGTCGTCGCGCTGTCGATGATCCCCTATTTTCTGTCCTTTGATCTCCCCAAGCAGATCGTCAACGGACCGATTCAGGGCGAGGGTTTCGAGGGTCCCGAGGCGACCCAGGCCTTCCTGCCGATTTCCTTCAACCTGCCCGGTTTCGGTGAGGTCAATCTGTTTTCGGGCTTTCAACTTGAGCGAGAGGGAATGCTGCTTGCCCTCAGCCTTGTCTTCCTGCTGCTCGTTATCATCAACGGACTCTTCAAGTTCTACATCAATACCTACAAGGGCCGGCTCGGCGAGCGCCTCCTGCGGCGCATCCGCTTCGAGCTTGTCGACCGCGTGCTGCGTTTCCCGCCGAGCCACTTCAAGCGCGTGAAGCCTGCCGAAATCTCGACCATGATCAAGGACGAGGTCGAGCCACTTGGCGGGTTCACCGGCGATGCCTTCGTGCAACCGGCGCTTCTCGGCGGCCAGGCCTTGACGGCGCTGATCTTCATTCTGCTCCAGAGCCTGTGGCTCGGTCTCATTGCCGCTTTCATCGTCGCGATACAGGCGGTGATCATTCCACGTATGCGTCGCCGCCTGATCGTGCTTGGGCGCGAACGTCAGCTGACGGCGCGCGAATTGTCGGGACGGGTCAGCGAGATCGTGGACGGTATCGGCACCATTCGCGGGCACGACACCTCCAACTATGAAAGAGCCGACATCGCGGCCCGCCTCGGCCGCATATTCAAGATCCGCTACGACCTCTATCAGTGGAAGTTCCTGGTCAAGTTCCTGAACAACTTCCTGGCGCAGGTCACCCCATTCCTGTTCTACGCGATCGGCGGCTACTTCGCGCTTCAGGGCCGGCTCGATATCGGCCAGCTCGTTGCGGTGATCGGTGCCTACAAGGACCTGCCGGGACCGCTGAAAGAACTCATCGATTGGGATCAGGCGCGCCAGGACGTGCAGGTCAAGTACGCCCAGGTCGTCGAGCAGTTCAGCGTCGAGCCGCTGATCGATCCCACTGTCCAGGCGATCTCCGTAACCTCAGTGGCGCCGATCACGGCGGCGCTTGCAGCCGTCAATCTTTCCGTGTCCGATGACGGCGGCTCGAAGGTCGTGGAACACGTGTCGCTGCAGGTGCGGCCGGGCGAGGCCATCGCGATCACGGGCGGTTCTACCGGTGGCGGCGAGGCACTCGCCGAGGCCTTCGGGCGTCTGACCTGGCCCGAAAGCGGCAGGATCGTCGTCGGCGACGACGATATCCACGACCTGCCGGAATCGGTCGTCGGGCGGCGTATCTCCTACGCCTCGTCGGAGGTCTACACCTTCCAGGGCAGCCTGGGCGACAATCTGCTTTACGGCCTCAAGCACGCGCCGCTCACAGAGGTGGTTTACGAGGGCGACAAGGCTGCCCATCGTCGATGGGAATTGTTGGAAGCAAAGCTTGCCGGCAATCCCTCACTCGACCTCAACAGTGACTGGATCGATTATGGAGCCGCGGGTGCGACCGGCCCGGATGATCTCTTCGCAAAAGTCAGAGAGGTGCTCGACACGGTGCTTCTCACAAACGACATCATGGCGCTTGCCGTCCGTTCGACCATCAATCCCGCGCAGCACGAAGCTTTTGCGGGTGAAATCGTGGACATGCGCGGTGCCCTTCGCAGGCGCCTCGAGGCCGAGAAACTCAGTGATCTGGTCGTGTTCTTTGAGCCTGGCTCCTACAATGTCGAGGCGACGGTCGGCGAAAACTTGCTCTTCGGGACGGTGACAAATCAGGCGCGGTGGGAAAAGGCACTTGAAAGCCACCCGTTCTTCAAGACGGTCTTGAAAAGGGCCGGCCTGCACGAGACGTTCTACGAGATGGGGTTGGAAATCGCCGGCAACGTCGTCGAACTGTTCCGCGACCTGCCTCCCGACCACCCGTTCTTCCAGCAACTCACCTTCATGACGGCGGAAGAGATCCCGGTCTATGAAGCGCTTCTCCAGAAGGTGAGGGGACGAGCAATCGACGACGTTTCCGAGGATGATGCCATCAAGATCATCCGGCTGTGCTTCGGCTATATCGAGCCACGCCATCGTTTCGGCCTGCTGTCCGACGAATTGATGTCTCAGGTCGTCGAAGCTCGGCGGGAGTTCAGCGAAGGTCTGCCCGAGGATCTCGTCGGTATCATCGAGCACTATCAGCCGAACCGTTACATAGCATCGGCCAGCATCATCGATAATGTGCTTTTCGGCCGTATCGGCCACAGGCACACCGACGGCTCCGAGAGGATCCGCGCGATCGTGCGCGACCTCTTCGAATCGCTCGGACTCTACAACAACGTGCTTGCCTTCGGACTTGACTTCGACGTCGGCGTCGGCGGCAAGCGGCTGACGGCGGCCCAGCGGCAGAAGCTCAATCTTTCGCGGGCATTGATCCGCATGTCGGATTTCTACGTCTTCAATCAACCGCTGCTCGCCCTCGACCAGCGGGCGCAGGAGCAGATCACCCGCAACGTCTTTGCCTTCTTGAGACAGGACGATCGCAAACCGGCAATCGTCTGGGTTCTCGCCAATCCGGCTCTCTCCGAGCTGTTCGACCGCCAGGCGTACTTCGAAAACGGCCATCTCGTGAGCGACGAAGCTGTGGAAACGACTGCGAAAGACAGCGACTACAAGGAACTGGCATCTTGA
- a CDS encoding class I SAM-dependent methyltransferase gives MMHATHTPPEDWHENAYDLVRGIAAYSGSAVVAGIGRVIARHRDADIANAFNYKQVGCKIWARDKLLESAGSTFDRIAVLGGWYGVLPAMLFEDTRFNIGAIDSYDIDPAVEEVARTLNSAHGDRFRAITADMYALDYRAIGADLIVNTSCEHIGDLKLWLELIPSGTRVLLQSNDYFSEPTHISCVSSLEEFQTQAGLATLDFAGALPMKKYNRFMLIGTV, from the coding sequence ATGATGCATGCCACCCATACTCCTCCCGAAGATTGGCACGAGAACGCCTATGATCTCGTCCGCGGGATTGCCGCCTATTCCGGCAGCGCCGTTGTGGCGGGCATCGGCAGGGTGATCGCCAGGCACCGGGATGCGGACATCGCCAACGCGTTCAACTACAAGCAGGTCGGCTGCAAGATCTGGGCACGCGACAAGCTGCTCGAAAGCGCCGGGTCGACTTTCGACCGAATCGCCGTGCTTGGTGGCTGGTACGGCGTTCTGCCCGCGATGCTGTTCGAAGACACGCGCTTCAACATCGGCGCCATCGACAGCTATGACATCGATCCTGCGGTGGAGGAGGTCGCACGCACGCTCAATTCGGCGCATGGTGACCGTTTCCGCGCGATCACGGCGGATATGTATGCTCTCGACTATCGAGCAATCGGAGCCGACCTGATCGTCAACACAAGTTGCGAACACATCGGCGATCTCAAGCTCTGGCTTGAGCTCATTCCTTCGGGCACTCGCGTCCTGCTGCAGTCAAACGACTATTTCAGTGAACCGACGCACATAAGCTGCGTCTCCTCGCTCGAGGAATTCCAGACGCAAGCCGGTCTTGCGACGCTCGATTTCGCAGGCGCATTGCCGATGAAGAAATACAATCGCTTCATGCTGATCGGGACGGTTTGA
- a CDS encoding glycosyltransferase family protein, which yields MSKRRVFFYVQHLLGIGHLARASRIAKALSADGFDVTMVTGGAPVPGFPGEGLATIALPTVTAGDKGFSGLSDADGHPVTDAFKQHRRNLLIEALHASKPDVVIIEAFPFGRRQMRFELLPLLDAIAAMEPRPLVATSLRDILQERVKPGRAEETVDLVKAHFDLVLVHGDPAFARLEETFPLAGEIAEKIAYTGLVAPPPPAEANEKFDILVSAGGGAVGKDLISTALGAATMLPKALRWCIVTGPNLPQDDFDALAAAAPDGVSLFRFRQDFASLLAGARLSVSQAGYNTVCDILRAGCGSLLIPFTAGGETEQSTRATRLERLGLAGVLPEEGITSDRLARDIEAMLVRPKPEIPPLDLAGAASTAAILREHLQQREVKPSRSA from the coding sequence TTGAGCAAGCGTCGCGTCTTCTTTTACGTGCAGCATCTGCTCGGCATCGGGCATCTGGCGCGAGCGAGCCGTATCGCGAAGGCGCTGTCCGCCGACGGGTTCGATGTAACGATGGTAACGGGCGGCGCACCCGTTCCCGGGTTTCCGGGCGAGGGCCTGGCGACGATCGCGCTGCCAACGGTAACGGCCGGCGACAAGGGTTTTTCCGGTCTCAGCGATGCTGACGGCCATCCGGTCACGGACGCTTTCAAGCAGCACCGCAGAAATCTGTTGATCGAAGCGCTGCATGCCTCGAAGCCTGATGTCGTCATCATCGAGGCATTCCCGTTCGGGCGCAGACAGATGCGCTTCGAATTGCTGCCGCTGCTCGATGCCATTGCGGCCATGGAGCCGCGGCCGCTGGTGGCGACTTCGCTGCGCGATATTCTGCAGGAACGGGTCAAACCCGGCCGTGCCGAGGAGACCGTGGATCTGGTCAAGGCGCATTTCGACCTTGTGCTCGTCCACGGCGACCCGGCCTTTGCGCGTCTTGAGGAAACCTTTCCGCTTGCGGGCGAGATCGCTGAAAAGATTGCCTACACGGGGCTCGTCGCACCGCCGCCGCCGGCTGAAGCAAATGAGAAATTCGACATTCTGGTCTCGGCGGGTGGCGGTGCTGTTGGGAAGGACCTGATCAGTACGGCACTTGGGGCCGCAACGATGCTGCCGAAGGCGCTTCGCTGGTGCATCGTTACCGGGCCCAACCTGCCGCAGGACGATTTCGATGCCCTCGCCGCCGCAGCGCCCGACGGGGTCAGCCTCTTCCGTTTTCGTCAGGATTTTGCAAGCCTGCTCGCGGGCGCGCGGCTCTCCGTCTCACAGGCAGGTTACAACACCGTGTGCGACATCCTTCGCGCCGGCTGCGGCTCGTTGCTTATTCCTTTCACGGCGGGCGGCGAAACCGAGCAGAGCACACGCGCAACGCGGCTCGAAAGGCTCGGCCTTGCGGGCGTTCTGCCCGAAGAGGGCATCACGTCCGACCGGCTCGCACGGGACATAGAGGCGATGCTTGTCCGGCCAAAGCCGGAGATTCCGCCGCTCGATCTCGCCGGCGCTGCCAGCACTGCAGCGATCCTCAGGGAGCACTTGCAACAGCGAGAGGTCAAACCGTCCCGATCAGCATGA
- a CDS encoding glycosyltransferase family 4 protein, which yields MSPNRKIAVILKGYPRLSETFIAQELLGLERAGHELVLVALRRPTDGKRHPVHDEIRADVHYLPEYLHEEPWRVLRAALRLMPKAGFWRALGPFLADLTRDPSRNRVRRFGQALVLVAEWPGAATWLHAHFIHTPASVTGYASIIAGVPWTCSAHAKDIWTSSNWELSGKLDRARWTVTCTRSGFEHLQSLTPEKSRVHLSYHGLDLDRFPVFGGDHSRRDGSDPADPVRIVSVGRAVAKKGYDILLKALSLLPADLNWRFDHIGAGELAGDLNKLATQLGLAERVRWKGALDQTDVLQHYRDSDIFALACRVAANGDRDGLPNVLVEASSQRLPCVSTSVSGVPELLTDYQNGLLVPPEDPRALALALERLVRDPDLRRRLGDTAERRVRAEFDHHSSVSQLIELFQNEWSKAS from the coding sequence GTGTCGCCAAATCGCAAGATTGCCGTCATCCTGAAAGGCTATCCGCGCCTGTCGGAAACCTTCATTGCGCAGGAACTGCTCGGCCTCGAAAGGGCCGGGCACGAACTCGTTCTCGTCGCACTCCGCCGCCCGACCGATGGCAAGCGTCATCCCGTGCACGACGAAATCCGCGCCGACGTCCACTATTTGCCGGAATATCTGCACGAGGAGCCGTGGCGCGTGCTTCGCGCCGCGCTGCGATTGATGCCGAAGGCCGGCTTCTGGCGCGCGCTTGGCCCATTCCTTGCGGATCTCACGCGTGACCCGTCGCGCAACCGCGTCCGGCGGTTCGGTCAGGCGCTTGTGCTGGTCGCCGAATGGCCGGGGGCGGCGACCTGGCTTCATGCGCATTTCATCCACACACCCGCTTCGGTGACCGGCTATGCCAGCATCATCGCAGGCGTCCCCTGGACCTGCTCTGCGCATGCCAAGGACATCTGGACGTCGTCCAACTGGGAACTTTCCGGAAAACTCGACCGTGCCCGCTGGACCGTTACCTGTACGCGGAGCGGCTTTGAGCATCTGCAAAGCCTGACGCCCGAGAAATCCCGGGTGCATCTGAGCTACCACGGCCTCGATCTCGACCGCTTCCCTGTCTTTGGCGGCGACCACTCCCGCCGCGACGGCTCCGACCCGGCCGATCCGGTGCGTATCGTCAGCGTCGGGCGCGCCGTCGCCAAGAAGGGCTACGACATCCTGCTGAAGGCGCTGTCGCTCCTGCCGGCCGATCTCAACTGGCGCTTCGATCATATCGGCGCAGGCGAACTGGCCGGCGACCTCAACAAGCTTGCCACCCAACTTGGCCTTGCCGAACGGGTCCGCTGGAAGGGTGCGCTCGACCAGACCGACGTGCTGCAGCATTACCGCGACAGCGACATCTTCGCGCTGGCGTGCCGAGTTGCGGCAAACGGTGATCGCGATGGTCTGCCGAATGTTCTGGTGGAAGCGTCGAGCCAGCGGCTGCCTTGCGTTTCGACATCCGTCTCGGGCGTTCCGGAATTGCTGACGGACTATCAGAACGGTCTCCTCGTGCCGCCCGAGGACCCGCGGGCGCTTGCCCTGGCGCTCGAACGGCTGGTGCGCGATCCGGATCTCAGGCGGCGGCTCGGCGATACCGCCGAACGGCGCGTTCGCGCCGAGTTCGACCATCATTCGAGCGTCAGCCAATTGATAGAGCTCTTTCAAAACGAGTGGAGCAAGGCCTCTTGA